The Sphingomonas aliaeris genome segment GGGACACCGTTCTGGAATGCGGTGTTCATCGGTCCGATCTACGATACGTCGGGCAAATTACTGTATTTCTTCGCCAGCCAGCTGGACGTCACGCGCCGCCGGGAAAGCGAGAAGGCGTCGGCCAAGGCGCAGAAGATGGAAGCCGTCGGGCAATTGACCGCGGGGCTTGCGCACGATTTCAACAATCTGCTGCAGGTCGTGAACGGCAATCTCGAACTCGCCGGCGGGCGCGTCGAGGACGAACGCACGCGGCGCTATCTGGAACGCGCCAAGGCGGCGGCCGAACGGGGTGCGCGGCTGACCGGGCAGTTGCTGGCCTTCGCGCGCAAGACCCGGCTCGACCCTCGCCCAGTGGATGTCAGCGCGTGCATCAACGGCTTTGCCGACATGATGGAAACGGCGATCGGCAAGCAGGTGGATCTGCACCTCAGCCTGCGTCGCAACCTGCCCAGGGCGATCCTAGATTCCGAACAGTTCGAGATGGCGGTACTGAACATCGCCATCAACGCGCGCGACGCGATGCCCGATGGAGGTGTGGTCGAGCTGGCCACGGGGAAACTGCACCTCAACGGCGATGCCGCGGCGCGTGGACTGGCGCCGGGCGACTATATCTTCATCGAAGTGAAGGATGAAGGCCACGGCATGCCCGCCCACGTCGCCGAACGCGCGACCGAGCCGTTCTTCACGACCAAACCGACCGGCAAGGGCACCGGGCTCGGCCTGGCGATGGCCTCGGGCTTCGTACAGCAGTCGCGCGGGCGGCTGGAGATCGAGAGCGATCTGGATAGCGGCACGACGGTGCGGATGCTGTTTCCCGTCGCCGATGCCGATGCCGAAGCCGAGCCCGCTATGCTGCCCGACCGTAGACCGGTGGTCGCCACGCCCGGGCAAGGCACGCCAAGCGAACATATTCTCGTCGTGGAAGACAGCCCCGACGTGCTGGCCTTGTCGCGCGAGATACTGGAGGAGGCGGGATACCGCGTCTCCACCGCTGAAAACGGGGAAGCTGCGCTCCAGCTTTTCGAGGGCCAGCCCGCCGGGACGACCGACCTGCTCTTCACCGATCTCGTCATGCCCGGCGGGATAAACGGTATCGTCCTGGCCGAGCGGCTCGCCGCGATCGACCCGGCCCTGCCGGTGCTGATGACGACGGGCTATAACGAGGATCTGGTCGCCGATGGTCCCAAGGCATCCGAACTCGATATTCTGGGCAAGCCCTATCGGCGCACCGATTTGCTGGACCGTGTCCGGCAGGCGCTGGACAGGGGCGGCATCACCCAGCGGCGCCGCCGTTCGGAATACGGATCGGCCGAGGAGTGATCGGCAGGGCCGTCCTACCGGCGCGAGACCCGTATAGCCGCCATCTTCGATAGTCGGCCTTAGGTCCGGCGAAGCGATCGTGATTGGTCATCGCGGCCACCATATGCCAGGCGCCGTCCAGACCGACATCAAGTTCGAAGCGAGTGAATCTTGCCCCTTTTCAAACCGATCCTCGCCGGTGCCACGCTGTGGAACCGGCTCGTCGCATGCCTGTGCGCCACGGTCGCGATCGCGCTGACGATCGTCATCTGCCGTGAACTGCCGTTCGATGCCGTGGACCTGCCCGTCATCGTCGCGCCACTTGGGGCATCGGCGGTGCTGGTCTTCGCCGTGCCCGCCAGCCCATTGGCGCAGCCGTGGCCGGTCGTCGGCGGTAACATCATCTCGACGCTGGTGGGTGTCACGGCCGTTCGCCTCGTCCCGGACCCGACCCTCGCGGCGGGGCTTGCGGTCGGCGGTGCGATCCTGATCATGTCGCTGCTGCGATGCCTGCATCCCCCGGCGGGGCGGCGGCGCTGACCGCGGTGATCGGGGGCCACGGCATCCAGGCCGCGGGATACGGGTTCGCCTTCGCACCGATCGGGATCAATTCTATCGCTCTGGTGTCGATCGCGATGTTCCTGCACCGCGCGACCGGCCACACCTATCCGCACGTCAGCGTTCCCGCATTGCCGTCGGCCGCGCCTTCCGGCCTGCACGCGGCGGATATCGATGCGGCGCTGGAGGACATGCACGAAACGTTCGATATCAGCCGCGACGATCTGGATATGCTGCTGACGCATGCCGAACGCCACGCCGCGACGCGCCGGGGAACATAGCTTCACCGCTCGAAACCGCCCGCCGTCGCGCCTTCGCGGACGACGGCAGGCGACGTGGTCAGTTGCCCGTAGGCGTCGCGGTTCCGGGCGTCGCGCCGTCGACCTGCCCCGCCTTGACCTGAGCGGTCGAGGCCTTCAGCGCATCGCCGACCGGCTCCGCACGTCCGCCAAGGCATTTGGACAGGAAATTCTCCGCCACCGCGTTGAACGCGATGTTGTTCACTGGCCGGGCGAAACCATGCCCCTCGTCCGGAAAGACGACATAGGTGACGGGGATGTTCTTCGCCTTCATCGCAGCGACGATCTGGTCGCTTTCCGCCACGTTGACGCGCGGGTCGTTCGCACCCTGGCCGATCAGCAGCGGCTTCTTGATCGCATCGGCATAGGTCAACGGGCTGCGTTCCTTCAGCAGCGCCTGTCCCTCGGGCGTGCCGGGATCGCCCATGCGACGATACATCTGCTGCTTGCCTGCCTCCCAATATGGCGGAATCGTCTTCAGCAGCGTGAACAGGTTCGACGGCCCGACGATATCGACGCCGCAGGCGAAAGCATCCGGCGTCATCGTCAATCCGGCGAGCGTCGCATAGCCGCCATAGCTGCCGCCCATGATCGCGACCTTGTCCTTCGCCGTCACGCCGCGCTTCACCGCCCAGTCCACCGCGTCGAGCAGATCGTCGTGCATCTTGCGGCCCCATTGCCGGTCGCCGGCCTGGACGAACTTCTTACCGAAGCCGGTCGAGCTGCGATAATTGACCGACAGAACCGCATAGCCGCGATTGGCGAGCCACTGGTGATATCCGTTGAAGCCGTAACCATCGCGCGCCCACGGCCCGCCGTGGACCAGCAGCACCATCGGCACCGGACCCGTCGCACCCTTCGGCTTGGTCAGATAGCTGACCATCGACAGACCGTCGCGCGTCGGGATGTCGATCGATTCCATCGCCAACAAAGGCGCGCCGACGAGCTGCGGGCGCGGCGTATACAATTCGCTCAGCGCCTTCGCCTTTCGATCGTACAGCCAGGTGGAGGCGGGGGCGGTGACGGGGTCGAACGTGACCAGCCACTTGTCGTC includes the following:
- a CDS encoding response regulator yields the protein MDDNERDEHRDVEGGGQSSGVPAKGSADVGAREPIETRGLHHWREATITKPGLDDRGDVFFAAIEMTRMPMILTDPHQPDNPIVFANKAFLDLTLYEESEVLGRNCRFLQGAKTDREMVGQLRDAVAEEESVALEILNYRRDGTPFWNAVFIGPIYDTSGKLLYFFASQLDVTRRRESEKASAKAQKMEAVGQLTAGLAHDFNNLLQVVNGNLELAGGRVEDERTRRYLERAKAAAERGARLTGQLLAFARKTRLDPRPVDVSACINGFADMMETAIGKQVDLHLSLRRNLPRAILDSEQFEMAVLNIAINARDAMPDGGVVELATGKLHLNGDAAARGLAPGDYIFIEVKDEGHGMPAHVAERATEPFFTTKPTGKGTGLGLAMASGFVQQSRGRLEIESDLDSGTTVRMLFPVADADAEAEPAMLPDRRPVVATPGQGTPSEHILVVEDSPDVLALSREILEEAGYRVSTAENGEAALQLFEGQPAGTTDLLFTDLVMPGGINGIVLAERLAAIDPALPVLMTTGYNEDLVADGPKASELDILGKPYRRTDLLDRVRQALDRGGITQRRRRSEYGSAEE
- a CDS encoding S9 family peptidase, which codes for MRKRLWLAAMTGAAMMTANAGAQSAASGVPLIERAKLFGNPTRTAGQLSPDGKWLGFIAPRDGVLNVWIAPVDKPDQARPLTAEKTRPIRTYFWSPDSRQILFVNDKGGDENFLLYGVDLTSGQQKALTPFEKTRVQIIGVSNTIKDRILVGVNNRDPRWHDVHELNLATGALTPVFQNDGYAGFVVDDQLKIRIAEKSRPDSGIDYYRVVANKVEPTPFTKVDYEDASSTAPIGFTQDGKTLYWTDARGRDTRALLAQDMATGKFTTIGSDDRADVGNGLTNPKTGQVEAYSVYFHRNEYVPVGDAVKADLAFLKSQNKGEFFVGSRTDADDKWLVTFDPVTAPASTWLYDRKAKALSELYTPRPQLVGAPLLAMESIDIPTRDGLSMVSYLTKPKGATGPVPMVLLVHGGPWARDGYGFNGYHQWLANRGYAVLSVNYRSSTGFGKKFVQAGDRQWGRKMHDDLLDAVDWAVKRGVTAKDKVAIMGGSYGGYATLAGLTMTPDAFACGVDIVGPSNLFTLLKTIPPYWEAGKQQMYRRMGDPGTPEGQALLKERSPLTYADAIKKPLLIGQGANDPRVNVAESDQIVAAMKAKNIPVTYVVFPDEGHGFARPVNNIAFNAVAENFLSKCLGGRAEPVGDALKASTAQVKAGQVDGATPGTATPTGN